The Ignavibacteriales bacterium genomic sequence GAGAAAGATTGAAGTATTTGTAAAAGGACCCGGTTCCGGTAGGGAAGCGGCAATAAGAGCATTACACACTGCTGGTTTAACCATATCTTCAATAAAAGATGTTACGCCAATTCCTCATAACGGATGCAGACCACCTAAGAAAAGAAGAGTTTAATTTATGGAGATTCACTAAATGGCAAGATACACTGATTCAGTTTGTAAATTATGTAGAAGAGAAAGACAAAAGCTTTTCCTTAAAGGACAGAAATGTTATACGGAAAAATGTCCGATCGAACAAAGAAACTATCCTCCAGGACAACACGGATTATCAAGAAGATCTAAAGTTTCTGAATACGGAGTACAGTTAAGAGAAAAACAAAAAATTAAAAGATCATATGGTTTACTAGAAACTCAGTTTAGAAATTATTTTGAAAAAGCTACCAGCCAAAAAGGTAGAACTGGTGAAAACCTAATCAAACTTCTTGAAAGACGGTTGGACAACGTTGTTTTTAGACTTGGATTCGCATCATCCAGAAAACAAGCAAGACAACTTATAACACATAGACATATAATTGTTAATAGTACTCTTGTAGATATCCCTGCATATTTACTAAAAGCAGGTGATGTTATTCAAATAAAAGATAAGAGCAAGAAATTAGATGCAATTCATAATTCACTAAAAAGAGTAAAAGATAACACATACGGTTGGCTTACTGTTGATAAAGCAACACTTTCCGGTACCTTTGTTCAAATTCCGGAAAGAGCTGATGTTCCATTGAATGCTAATGAACAATTAGTAGTTGAGCTTTACTCGAAATAAAATTTTTAATTAGAATAAGATAGAGGATAATAATGAGTGTATCATCTTTAAAGATGCCAGAAGCTGTTGTTCTTGATGAAGCCAATTACACAAACTCGTTTGGAAGATTTACACTGCAGCCGCTGGAAAGAGGTTTTGGTGTTACCTTAGGTAACTCACTACGCAGAGTACTTTTATCATCGTTGCAAGGTGCTGCTATAACTTCTGTTAAGTTTAGCGGTGTGCTGCATGAGTTTACTACGATTGAAGGAGTTGTTGAGGATGTTTCAGAGATTATATTAAATCTCAAACAAGTAAGAATGAAATTTCTTTCTAAGAAACCAAATAAAATTGATATTTCATTAGCCGGACCAGGTGAATGGACTGCAGGTGATATTCAAAAAGCAAGTAATGAAGTTGAAATATTAAACCCTGAATTACATATTGCAACGCTTAATAAAAGCGCTAAATTGGATATTGAAATTAGAGTTGGTAAAGGCGTTGGTTACGTACCTGCTCAAGAGAATATTGTAGCCGATCAAACAATTGGTGTAATACCGATTGATTCGATTTTTACTCCAATTAAACTTGTTAAGTATGAAGTTGAAAATGTTAGAATTGGTGATAAGAATGATTTTGAAAAATTAACATTTGAAATTACCACTGACGGCTCAATTACACCTGATGATGCACTTACACAAGCAGCAAAAGTTTTAAGAGAGCATGTTCAATTGTTCATCAACTTTGATATTGAACAAGAGGAAGAACAAAATGTTAGTCAAAAAGACAGCGAATCTGAGAGAATCAAAAAAATATTATTAACTCCGGTTGATGATCTTGAATTAAGCGTAAGATCGCACAATTGTCTTAAAGCTGCAAACATTAAAAATCTTGCAGAGTTAGTTAGAAAAGATGAGCAGGAAATGCTCAAGTTTAGAAATTTCGGAAGAAAGTCCTTAGCAGAGTTAATGGAAATAGTTGAAACTCTTGGTCTTGATTTTGGAATGGACGTAGATAAATATATTAAAGAAGATTCTGAATCACATTAATTTAGATAGGTTGCTCAATGAATCACAGCGTTAAAGGAAGAAAATTAGGCAGGACAGCAAGCCATCGCGCAGCATTGCTTAACGCATTAACAACTTCCCTCTTGAAGTATAAAAGAATTAAAACTACTGAAGCGAAAGCTAAAGAAGCTAGAACCTTTGTAGAAAAATTAATTACCAAAGCTAAAAAAAATGATTTACACGTCCGCAGACACGTATTATCATTTATAAATGATAAAGAAGTTGTTCATGAACTTTTTAGTGAAATTATTCCTAAAATTGGAGATCGACCAGGCGGATACACTAGAGTTGTAAAACTTGGCAATCGCAATGGTGATGCAGCAGCAATGGCAATTTTAGAATTAGTTGATTATAATGATGTTGCTAATAAAAAAGCTGAAGAGCATAAAGCTAAACGTGATTTGAAAGCCAAAGATAAAGCTGAAAAAAAAGGTAGTGATGGAATAGAAGAAGCTACTGTTGTTGAAGAAAAAACCAGCAAAAAAAGTAAGTAAAAATAAGTTAATTAAAGTATTTAAAGAGTAATCGGGTTTCCGGTTACTCTTTTTTATTATGTTTGAAAATCCAAAATTTATAGCATCTGCCTATAGTGTAGCTGATTTACCTAAAGAAAGATTTCCTGAGGTAGTACTTTGTGGAAGATCAAATGTTGGTAAATCCTCTTTTATTAACTCCATCTTTAATCGAAAAAACCTCGCTAAAACTAGTTCAACCCCAGGCAAAACAAGATCCATAAATTATTATGACATTGATTCAAAATTCTATATCGTAGATTTGCCGGGTTACGGCTATGCTAAAATCAGTCAATCCGAAAGAAAAAAGTGGGGAACGCTCGTAAATGATTTTTTTTCAAGTTCAGGGTTTATACAGCTAACCATTCATTTAATCGATAGCCGACATAAACCGACAGAATTGGACATCAAATTGAATGAAATGATAAGATCATTAGACATTCCGTATATAGTCTTACTAAATAAGTCTGATAAATTAAAGCAATCCGAATTTTCTAAAGCAAAGAAAATGGCCACCGAGTTTTTTCCGGAACTGCTCCTAAATGAAAACCTATTCTATTTTTCATCAGTAAAAGGAACTGGAAATAAAGAAATTAAAAAACTACTTACCACATTATTTTATTAAATAGTTTATATCTTTGCTGCAGAGAGTTTGTAATTTTTTTAACATACATTTATATTAACTAAGTATTAATCATCTGTAAGAACTATTTTCAATGGATAAAAGACAAAAAAAAAGAATACTTATATTTTTATTAGTTCCTGTTCTTGCAATTCTGCTTTTTATTACGGATGATTTATTAATACGGGTTATAACAATTGCTGTAATTATTATCTATGTAGCTTTCATTATCTTCTTAAGAGATTCTGTTAGGTTTGATGGCAGATATTCCATTAACGAAAAAGATGAGATTGATGATGATTATACTATTCCTCCCGTTAGCGACCACGATGAATCATTCAAAATAGTTTCTAAGACCTCTAAAGTTGAAGTAATTACTTCCGACAATTATACTCCTGATTTTAAAATAAATAAGACTACTTTAATTCCACCAGATTTGCGAGAAAGATTTGAAGAAATAGCAAATGAATCTCTACCGCCTGAAATTGGGCATGATGGGCAATTTTCTTTTGCCTTAGAAAAAATGCTAACCGTAATTAAAGATGCATACTCAGCACACACGGCAGTATTTTTTTGGTACAATAAGAAAAAAGAAAAATTAACGATTGAAAAATTTGTTTCAGCATCACCGAATGAAATTGCTAGAAGAAAATTTGACATTGAAGATGATATTTTAAGTAAGATAGTACAAAAAGGTGAGCCTGAATTATTAAGTGATATTTCTCCCGCAGCAGAATCTGATGTTATCAGATACTATGATAAAGCACAGGGGATAAGAAGTTTTGTTGGAGTTCCTTTGTTTTATGAAGGATCACTTATTGCTATAATTGCTGTTGATTCTAAAGTCGGTGATCAATTTGGAATAGAAACTATCTATTCTCTAGGAAGATTTGTTAGAGTTATAACAATGATCATCCAGATTTTTGAAGAAAAGCATTCTGATTCTGTTTCTCAGCAAAGATTAAAAGGTTTACTTAACCTAATTGGACCAGAAACTAATTTTGATACTGAAGACGGAGTTCTTTCTTCAATGCAAAATGCTTTAAGCGATTTAATCGAATGGGATGCTTTTGTTTTTGTTTACTTCAAACCCGTTGAACAAAAGTTTGAAGCGTTAAGAGTTACTAATAAAACTTCGCTAAAGTACATTGGACAAGGATTACAAATTGATCTTTCTGGAACACTGGTTGGTAAAGCAATAATGTCCGGTATTCCTGTAAAGATAGATGATACTGCATCAGATAGTTATAAGAGATATTCAAAATCTGAAGATCTAACTTTTGATGGTTCTTTTATGGCAATTCCATTGATGTATGGAAGTCAGAATTTTGGTGTTCTTTGTTTTGAAAGCCTGAAAAAAAACATTTATACAAATTCTGATGTTAAGTTTCTTAACAATTCGGTTAATATTATTTCCTACATTATTTACTCACACTCATCTCAAACCCTAATTAAAAGTTTAATTGCTCTCGATCTTGAAACTAGAGCACTTAATTTAGAGACTTTTAAAGAAAGACTAAGCTCCGATCTTTACAAAGCCAATACACTAAATGTCCCAGGCGCATTGGCACTAATAAAGATAGATGAATTTCTTGAACAAGAATCTTTGTTTGATGGCGATCCATTGCCAAAGGTTTTAAAAGTTGTTGCAGAATCAATCGCTAAAGAAATGACTCCATTAACCATTTTTGGCAGAGTAGATGAAAAAATATTTGCCGTTTATTTCTTTAACACTGATGCAAAAAATGTTTTTATCTGGGCAGAAAAACTGCGAGTGAAAATTGCTCGCAAACCAATTGCAATTGTTTCTAAACAAAATACTTACACCATTTCTATTGGTGTGGCTTCAACTCACGGAAAACTTGATACCGATGAAGTTTTTAGCAATGCGGAATTGGCACTACAAAAGGCTGTTGAAAAAGGCGGAAACGCCGTTAGAAATATTAACTAATCTTTTCTATCTCTTCTATTGTGTTAAATCATTATGAATAATTTTTTTATAATCGTATTAGATGGAGTTGGGGTTGGAGAATTACTAGATGCTAATTCTTATGGAGATTGTGGCAGCAACACGTTAGCAAATATTGCAACTTCGGTTAATGGATTAAATCTTCCAAATCTTCAAAATCTTGGAATTGGAAATATTATTCCAATTAAAGGATTGGATAAAATTAATAATCCGATTGCCTCATTTGGTAAGATGACAGAACTTTCAAAAGGGAAAGATAGCACAACCGGACATTGGGAGTTAAGCGGTTTGTTTGTCGATACGGATTTTGATTACTTTCCAAAAGGGTTTCCCCAAAATATTACGAATAAATTTTTAGAGGTTACTGACTGTAATGGGTTTCTTGGAAATAAAGCGGCTTCGGGTACAGAAATTATCAAGGAACTTGGCGATGAACATATAAAAACGGGTTTCCCAATTATCTATACATCTGCTGATTCAGTTTTTCAGATTGCAGCCCATCAAGATGTTATTCCACTAGAAAAACTTTATAAAATTTGTGATATAACAAGAAACGAAGTTTTGATCTATCCCCTAAAAGTCGGGCGTGTAATAGCAAGACCTTTTATTGGTCTTAGTGGAAGTTACGAGAGAACCGTTTATCGAAAAGATTATTCATTAGCTCCTCCGTCAGAAACTATTCTTGATCTTTTGCAAAAAAATAACATTAACACTGTTGCGATTGGAAAAATTAATGACCTTTTTAACGATCGTGGAATTACCGTTCAACTAAAATCAAAATCTAACAAAGAAGGATTTGGACAGCTAATAAAGGCTTCAAATGAATATCATAACAGTTTAATTTTTATAAACCTTGTGGATTTTGATGTTTACTTTGGGCATCGTAATGATGTTGCAGGTTTTGCAAATGCTCTTAAGGATTTGGATAATTTTCTTCCTGATTTTTTTAAAAATCTTGATTCTACAGACAGAGTTATTTTTACGGCAGATCACGGGAACGATCCAACCACACCAAGTACAGATCATAGTAGGGAATATGTTCCTGTTTTATATTATGGGAAAAATAAAATTACAACGGATTTGGGAATAAGAAATACATTTTCGGATGTTGGAAAAACTGCTGCAGCCTATTTCGGGATCGAAAATAATTTAAAAGGTACAAGTTTCTTGAATGAATGATTCAAAAGAAATAAATAATAATTTTATTGAAGGTTTAGAAGTTGATATGGATTTAGTGAAGCGGATCCAAGAAATTCAAGAGCTTCCAAAAGAAATTATAGTAAAATTTTTAAAAGCCCGCGGTTCACTTTCATTGTCCGATTTTGGAAACAGTTCTGTAAATGAAAATTGATGCAACTCCAAAATATCTGTTGGAAACAGATATACTTATAGATTATTTAAGCATTAACGATCCTGGTAGAAAACCATTACTCCAAACGTTGATGCAAAAAGGAATTTGTTTTACCTCTGTATTAAACGCTTCAGAATTATTTATGGTTGCAAAGTCGGAGCATCAAAAAGAAAAAGTAAGAGATTTATTAAACGCGCTCAAAGTACTTGGTTTACATTCCAGATATAGTTTATCAATTTCTGATTGTGCAAATAGCTTTAAAACCATTCGCGATGCATTGTTTTATATTTTAGCTGAACAAAATAGATTAACCATTGTCTCGTTTAATCCAGAACGATATTCGGGTTTAAAAGTACAATCAATTCATCCTCACTCGGTTTAATTATAATGTTATAAACGTAGTTAAAGTTCGCACTTTATTTTAAATCATTTCATCTCTATTTTTAATCAAAGCAAAGTTTAGATAATATTAGATATTGAATTGTAAGTAAGTATTTCAACTAATTTCTATTTAGTAGTAAACTAATTTTCAAGATGATACGATGCGAATAGTTAAACAATTTACAAATCGTGATAAT encodes the following:
- the rpsD gene encoding 30S ribosomal protein S4, which produces MARYTDSVCKLCRRERQKLFLKGQKCYTEKCPIEQRNYPPGQHGLSRRSKVSEYGVQLREKQKIKRSYGLLETQFRNYFEKATSQKGRTGENLIKLLERRLDNVVFRLGFASSRKQARQLITHRHIIVNSTLVDIPAYLLKAGDVIQIKDKSKKLDAIHNSLKRVKDNTYGWLTVDKATLSGTFVQIPERADVPLNANEQLVVELYSK
- a CDS encoding DNA-directed RNA polymerase subunit alpha encodes the protein MSVSSLKMPEAVVLDEANYTNSFGRFTLQPLERGFGVTLGNSLRRVLLSSLQGAAITSVKFSGVLHEFTTIEGVVEDVSEIILNLKQVRMKFLSKKPNKIDISLAGPGEWTAGDIQKASNEVEILNPELHIATLNKSAKLDIEIRVGKGVGYVPAQENIVADQTIGVIPIDSIFTPIKLVKYEVENVRIGDKNDFEKLTFEITTDGSITPDDALTQAAKVLREHVQLFINFDIEQEEEQNVSQKDSESERIKKILLTPVDDLELSVRSHNCLKAANIKNLAELVRKDEQEMLKFRNFGRKSLAELMEIVETLGLDFGMDVDKYIKEDSESH
- the rplQ gene encoding 50S ribosomal protein L17, giving the protein MNHSVKGRKLGRTASHRAALLNALTTSLLKYKRIKTTEAKAKEARTFVEKLITKAKKNDLHVRRHVLSFINDKEVVHELFSEIIPKIGDRPGGYTRVVKLGNRNGDAAAMAILELVDYNDVANKKAEEHKAKRDLKAKDKAEKKGSDGIEEATVVEEKTSKKSK
- a CDS encoding YihA family ribosome biogenesis GTP-binding protein, coding for MFENPKFIASAYSVADLPKERFPEVVLCGRSNVGKSSFINSIFNRKNLAKTSSTPGKTRSINYYDIDSKFYIVDLPGYGYAKISQSERKKWGTLVNDFFSSSGFIQLTIHLIDSRHKPTELDIKLNEMIRSLDIPYIVLLNKSDKLKQSEFSKAKKMATEFFPELLLNENLFYFSSVKGTGNKEIKKLLTTLFY
- a CDS encoding GAF domain-containing protein → MDKRQKKRILIFLLVPVLAILLFITDDLLIRVITIAVIIIYVAFIIFLRDSVRFDGRYSINEKDEIDDDYTIPPVSDHDESFKIVSKTSKVEVITSDNYTPDFKINKTTLIPPDLRERFEEIANESLPPEIGHDGQFSFALEKMLTVIKDAYSAHTAVFFWYNKKKEKLTIEKFVSASPNEIARRKFDIEDDILSKIVQKGEPELLSDISPAAESDVIRYYDKAQGIRSFVGVPLFYEGSLIAIIAVDSKVGDQFGIETIYSLGRFVRVITMIIQIFEEKHSDSVSQQRLKGLLNLIGPETNFDTEDGVLSSMQNALSDLIEWDAFVFVYFKPVEQKFEALRVTNKTSLKYIGQGLQIDLSGTLVGKAIMSGIPVKIDDTASDSYKRYSKSEDLTFDGSFMAIPLMYGSQNFGVLCFESLKKNIYTNSDVKFLNNSVNIISYIIYSHSSQTLIKSLIALDLETRALNLETFKERLSSDLYKANTLNVPGALALIKIDEFLEQESLFDGDPLPKVLKVVAESIAKEMTPLTIFGRVDEKIFAVYFFNTDAKNVFIWAEKLRVKIARKPIAIVSKQNTYTISIGVASTHGKLDTDEVFSNAELALQKAVEKGGNAVRNIN
- a CDS encoding phosphopentomutase is translated as MNNFFIIVLDGVGVGELLDANSYGDCGSNTLANIATSVNGLNLPNLQNLGIGNIIPIKGLDKINNPIASFGKMTELSKGKDSTTGHWELSGLFVDTDFDYFPKGFPQNITNKFLEVTDCNGFLGNKAASGTEIIKELGDEHIKTGFPIIYTSADSVFQIAAHQDVIPLEKLYKICDITRNEVLIYPLKVGRVIARPFIGLSGSYERTVYRKDYSLAPPSETILDLLQKNNINTVAIGKINDLFNDRGITVQLKSKSNKEGFGQLIKASNEYHNSLIFINLVDFDVYFGHRNDVAGFANALKDLDNFLPDFFKNLDSTDRVIFTADHGNDPTTPSTDHSREYVPVLYYGKNKITTDLGIRNTFSDVGKTAAAYFGIENNLKGTSFLNE
- a CDS encoding PIN domain-containing protein; the encoded protein is MKIDATPKYLLETDILIDYLSINDPGRKPLLQTLMQKGICFTSVLNASELFMVAKSEHQKEKVRDLLNALKVLGLHSRYSLSISDCANSFKTIRDALFYILAEQNRLTIVSFNPERYSGLKVQSIHPHSV